The following coding sequences lie in one Yoonia sp. G8-12 genomic window:
- the rpmI gene encoding 50S ribosomal protein L35: protein MPKMKTKSSCKKRFKVTATGRVLAGHAGKRHGMIKRSNKFLRNARGTTTLCKADEGIIKPMMPYAR, encoded by the coding sequence ATGCCGAAAATGAAAACGAAATCGAGCTGCAAAAAGCGGTTCAAAGTGACGGCCACTGGCCGTGTGCTTGCAGGCCACGCCGGCAAGCGTCACGGAATGATCAAGCGGTCCAACAAATTTCTCCGCAATGCGCGTGGTACGACCACACTTTGCAAAGCTGACGAGGGTATCATCAAGCCGATGATGCCTTACGCACGTTAA
- the pyk gene encoding pyruvate kinase, which produces MRRHRNVKIVATLGPASNDYEMIRALHEAGADVFRLNMSHGDHAEIKARHAIIRQVEKDLDSPISILADLQGPKLRVGVFANGEEELVPGAAFRLDLDDAEGDVHRVKLPHKEIFDALEPGAHLLVNDGKIKLRVKDCGATFANCEVIVGGTISNRKGVNVPDVVLPLAALSEKDRKDLEFVCELGVDWLALSFVQRPADVEEARALTKGRAAILSKIEKPNAVKVFDSILAVSDGIMVARGDLGVELPVQNVPPIQKQLVRKCRAAAKPVIVATQMLESMIDSPMPTRAEVSDVATAIYEGADAIMLSAESAAGSYPIEAVTTMSNVAAEVEADPTYTEIIEASRKSEGKTVADGIVSAAREIAETTDVKAICCFSQSGRTALLVSRERPRVPIIALTNHITTARRLCLSWGTNCVLSGHVDRFKDAVIAAVRAAKAQNLAGEDDMIVVTAGVPFNTPGSTNILRVAPCAERLIYAVEQE; this is translated from the coding sequence ATGAGACGCCACCGCAATGTGAAAATTGTCGCAACCCTCGGCCCTGCTTCAAACGACTATGAGATGATCCGGGCGCTGCATGAGGCGGGCGCAGATGTGTTTCGTCTGAATATGTCGCACGGTGATCACGCCGAAATCAAAGCGCGACACGCGATTATCCGGCAGGTTGAGAAAGACCTCGACAGCCCGATCTCGATTTTGGCGGATTTGCAGGGGCCGAAACTGCGGGTCGGTGTTTTTGCCAATGGCGAAGAAGAGTTGGTGCCGGGCGCCGCCTTCCGCCTTGATCTTGATGATGCCGAAGGTGATGTGCACCGCGTAAAGCTGCCGCACAAGGAGATCTTCGACGCGCTCGAACCGGGCGCGCACCTGCTGGTCAATGACGGCAAAATCAAACTAAGGGTCAAAGACTGTGGCGCGACCTTCGCCAATTGTGAAGTCATCGTTGGCGGCACGATTTCAAACCGCAAAGGCGTGAACGTCCCCGATGTCGTCCTGCCGCTGGCCGCTTTGTCGGAAAAAGACCGCAAGGATCTAGAGTTCGTCTGCGAGTTGGGCGTGGATTGGCTCGCGTTGTCCTTTGTGCAGCGGCCTGCCGACGTGGAAGAGGCCCGTGCATTGACCAAGGGGCGTGCGGCGATCCTGTCGAAGATCGAAAAGCCCAACGCAGTGAAGGTTTTTGACAGCATTCTGGCAGTCTCTGACGGGATCATGGTTGCACGTGGTGATCTGGGTGTGGAGCTGCCGGTCCAGAACGTACCGCCCATTCAGAAACAACTGGTGCGCAAATGCCGTGCGGCGGCCAAACCTGTGATTGTGGCGACGCAGATGCTCGAATCCATGATCGACAGCCCGATGCCGACACGCGCCGAAGTCTCCGACGTCGCAACCGCCATCTACGAAGGTGCCGATGCGATTATGTTGTCCGCAGAATCAGCCGCTGGCTCTTATCCGATCGAAGCCGTCACCACGATGAGCAACGTGGCCGCCGAAGTGGAAGCGGACCCGACCTATACCGAAATCATCGAAGCTTCGCGCAAGTCCGAGGGCAAGACCGTGGCAGACGGGATCGTGTCCGCCGCCCGCGAGATTGCAGAAACCACGGACGTCAAAGCCATTTGTTGTTTCTCACAATCGGGCCGTACCGCGCTTTTGGTATCGCGTGAACGCCCGCGCGTGCCGATTATTGCTTTGACCAACCATATCACAACAGCGCGGCGCCTCTGCCTGTCGTGGGGGACAAACTGTGTGCTGTCGGGCCATGTGGACCGCTTTAAAGATGCTGTTATCGCGGCTGTGCGTGCGGCCAAGGCCCAAAATCTCGCGGGTGAGGATGACATGATCGTCGTTACCGCCGGTGTGCCGTTCAATACGCCCGGTTCGACAAATATCCTGCGGGTTGCCCCTTGCGCTGAGCGTTTGATTTACGCAGTAGAACAGGAGTAA
- a CDS encoding N-formylglutamate amidohydrolase, giving the protein MTNEPFEIIGDNRPGRWLVACDHATNIIPEWVHNGDLGLPAADMDRHIAYDIGAAGVTRKLAEALDSPAILSRFSRLVCDPNRGEDDPTIMMRLYDGTIIPGNRNADDAEKEERLQRLYRPYHAAYADLANKMDNPVICAVHSFTPRLQGRHPRPWEIGVLYADDARLALPFIAACRAQGWCTGENQPYAGHLPGDAVDRHGLQHGRPNVLIELRQDLIADEAGQTLWANRLAPVLTKALAQSGL; this is encoded by the coding sequence ATGACGAACGAACCATTTGAAATCATAGGTGACAATCGCCCCGGCAGGTGGCTTGTCGCCTGCGACCACGCCACGAATATCATCCCCGAATGGGTGCATAATGGCGATCTGGGCCTGCCTGCAGCCGATATGGACCGCCATATCGCCTATGATATCGGGGCTGCTGGCGTGACGCGCAAACTGGCCGAAGCACTGGATAGCCCTGCGATCCTGTCGCGTTTTTCACGACTGGTCTGCGACCCCAACCGGGGCGAGGATGACCCCACGATCATGATGCGGCTTTATGACGGCACGATAATACCGGGCAATCGCAACGCTGATGACGCAGAAAAAGAGGAACGGCTACAACGGCTTTACCGGCCCTACCATGCCGCCTATGCCGATCTGGCCAACAAGATGGATAACCCTGTGATCTGTGCGGTGCATAGTTTCACCCCGCGCCTGCAAGGGCGGCACCCCCGCCCTTGGGAAATCGGTGTGCTTTATGCCGATGACGCGCGGCTTGCGCTGCCCTTCATAGCCGCGTGCCGGGCGCAAGGCTGGTGCACGGGCGAGAATCAGCCCTATGCGGGCCACTTGCCCGGTGATGCCGTAGACAGGCACGGCTTGCAGCACGGCCGCCCGAATGTGTTGATTGAGTTACGTCAGGACCTGATCGCAGATGAGGCGGGACAAACCCTTTGGGCAAACCGGCTCGCACCTGTATTAACAAAAGCATTGGCCCAATCGGGCCTCTAA
- a CDS encoding DUF1244 domain-containing protein yields the protein MDDQTRIEIEAAAFRRLQKHLMEDRTDAQNIDMMNLAGFCRNCLARWYQEAANERGIEMTKDEGREAFYGMTMAEWKANYQTEASAEAQTAFKDSHG from the coding sequence ATGGACGACCAAACCCGTATCGAAATCGAGGCCGCTGCCTTCCGCCGCCTGCAAAAGCACCTGATGGAAGACCGCACCGATGCGCAAAACATCGACATGATGAACCTGGCTGGGTTCTGCCGTAATTGTTTGGCGCGCTGGTATCAAGAGGCCGCCAATGAGCGCGGCATCGAGATGACCAAGGACGAGGGCCGTGAAGCGTTCTATGGAATGACAATGGCCGAATGGAAAGCGAACTATCAGACTGAGGCGAGCGCAGAAGCGCAAACAGCCTTCAAGGACAGTCACGGATAA
- a CDS encoding TerB family tellurite resistance protein, with product MLERLTAFFGNPAGYHTPLPEADAQHAMGALLVRAAKADHTYLVEEIAMIDRILTQRHGINPVAAAKMRAECELLERKIPQTTDIATILEKAIGTEEKEATLLALWQVVYSDGIMHDEEDEVLHQIEAVLGVGPERAKELQAQAQVR from the coding sequence ATGCTTGAACGGCTCACAGCGTTTTTCGGCAATCCCGCAGGCTATCACACGCCCCTGCCCGAGGCGGACGCGCAACACGCGATGGGCGCGTTGTTGGTCCGTGCGGCCAAGGCTGATCACACCTATCTGGTCGAAGAAATCGCGATGATCGACAGGATCCTTACGCAGCGCCACGGCATTAACCCTGTTGCCGCCGCCAAGATGCGCGCCGAGTGTGAACTGCTGGAACGCAAAATTCCCCAAACGACCGACATCGCGACCATCCTCGAAAAGGCCATCGGTACAGAAGAAAAGGAAGCAACACTGCTGGCGCTCTGGCAGGTGGTCTATTCAGACGGGATCATGCACGACGAAGAAGACGAGGTGCTGCACCAGATTGAAGCCGTTCTGGGTGTGGGGCCAGAGCGGGCGAAAGAATTGCAGGCGCAAGCGCAAGTCAGGTAG
- a CDS encoding C4-dicarboxylate ABC transporter substrate-binding protein, protein MQTASIYSWSTLKKWFIASTFLCVAAPAVAESVTLSAINGSTTVTGELIEFTGDTYIIDSTLGPLRVQASSVECSGPGCPGNELSADSVVEWDVSLWGQRRAFTEHVEKIAELVNQKTDGRFTLNLSYGGLAPARENLEGIQAGTFEMAQFCAGYHPEKTPTVTVLELPFLGVSTLDQEVAVSFAVYEHPATIADMARWNATILMPSPQPQNNILGVGFPPTSMASFNGMQIRATGGVGQAVEALGAVASVIPAPQVAEALRDGTVSAVAFAPHAHMAFGTLDSGVWWTTNLNPGTTNCPVVVNTSALERLPSVHRVALLSSVGEAIDYYVDNYNGATMDAWGPALAERDIVEITINDEITTAINREVAGPAASAWISEQTAAGYPAQDLYDLVKDVVARTN, encoded by the coding sequence ATGCAGACCGCATCTATTTACTCTTGGTCCACGCTCAAAAAGTGGTTCATTGCGAGCACGTTTCTTTGCGTAGCGGCACCCGCTGTGGCGGAATCGGTTACGCTCTCGGCGATTAATGGCTCCACGACTGTGACGGGCGAGTTGATCGAGTTTACGGGGGATACCTACATCATCGATTCCACCCTCGGGCCGTTGCGCGTTCAGGCAAGCTCTGTCGAATGCAGCGGCCCTGGTTGTCCCGGGAACGAATTGAGCGCCGACTCAGTCGTAGAATGGGATGTGTCGCTGTGGGGCCAGCGCCGCGCCTTCACCGAGCACGTCGAAAAGATCGCTGAGCTTGTTAACCAAAAGACCGATGGGCGGTTCACTCTGAACCTGTCCTACGGCGGTCTTGCCCCGGCTCGTGAAAACCTTGAAGGGATTCAGGCGGGTACGTTCGAGATGGCACAGTTCTGTGCGGGCTATCACCCTGAGAAAACCCCAACTGTCACCGTGCTGGAATTACCTTTCCTCGGCGTCTCAACGCTTGATCAAGAAGTTGCGGTATCATTTGCCGTTTATGAACACCCCGCCACGATCGCGGACATGGCGCGCTGGAATGCCACCATTCTAATGCCATCGCCGCAACCGCAGAACAATATCCTTGGCGTTGGGTTCCCTCCAACTTCAATGGCCTCTTTCAACGGGATGCAAATCCGCGCGACTGGTGGCGTAGGCCAGGCGGTCGAGGCATTGGGCGCAGTTGCATCTGTCATTCCGGCACCACAGGTCGCAGAGGCGCTGCGTGATGGCACCGTGTCAGCCGTGGCCTTTGCCCCCCATGCCCATATGGCGTTCGGGACACTTGATAGTGGCGTGTGGTGGACAACGAACCTGAACCCAGGAACCACAAACTGTCCGGTGGTTGTGAACACTTCTGCGCTTGAACGGCTGCCTTCAGTCCACCGCGTTGCCCTGCTGTCATCTGTTGGCGAGGCGATTGACTACTACGTCGACAACTACAATGGCGCGACAATGGACGCATGGGGCCCTGCCCTCGCTGAACGTGACATAGTCGAGATCACAATCAATGATGAAATAACGACAGCGATCAACCGTGAAGTTGCCGGGCCTGCGGCTTCGGCATGGATTTCGGAACAAACCGCCGCCGGTTATCCTGCGCAAGACCTGTACGATCTGGTCAAGGATGTGGTTGCCCGCACGAACTGA
- a CDS encoding D-amino-acid transaminase — MMMRIVYVNGDYLPENEAKVSIFDRGFLMADGVYEVTSVLDGKLIDFAGHAKRLERSLNELDMPHPDALPDLLEVHRELVRLNGIEEGMIYLQITRGAPDDRDFVFPDPETVKPTVVLFTQNKPGLADSPAAKKGIKVISIEDQRWARRDIKTVQLLFPSMGKMMAKAAGVDDAWMVEDGAVTEGTSNNAYIIKGNTIITRHLGNEILHGITRAAVLRFAKEAQMQVEERSFTIAEAQEADEAFITSASTFVMPVIEIDGAAIGAGTPGPVAARLREIYLEESRKMAI, encoded by the coding sequence ATGATGATGCGCATAGTCTATGTCAACGGCGACTACCTGCCGGAAAACGAAGCCAAAGTGTCGATCTTTGATCGCGGCTTTCTGATGGCAGACGGGGTTTATGAAGTGACCTCGGTGTTGGACGGCAAGCTGATTGATTTTGCAGGCCACGCCAAACGGTTGGAGCGGTCTCTGAATGAACTCGACATGCCGCACCCTGATGCGTTGCCTGATTTGCTTGAGGTGCACCGCGAACTGGTCCGCCTGAACGGGATCGAAGAAGGCATGATCTATCTGCAAATCACCCGTGGTGCACCTGATGACCGCGACTTTGTGTTTCCTGATCCCGAGACGGTCAAGCCGACCGTGGTACTGTTCACGCAGAACAAGCCCGGTCTGGCCGATAGTCCTGCTGCCAAAAAGGGCATTAAGGTGATCTCGATCGAGGATCAGCGCTGGGCGCGGCGCGATATCAAGACGGTGCAATTGCTATTCCCGTCGATGGGCAAGATGATGGCCAAGGCGGCCGGCGTCGACGACGCCTGGATGGTCGAAGATGGCGCGGTGACCGAAGGTACATCGAACAACGCCTACATCATCAAGGGCAACACGATCATCACGCGGCATCTGGGCAACGAAATCTTGCATGGCATTACACGTGCAGCTGTGCTGCGTTTTGCCAAAGAGGCGCAGATGCAGGTCGAAGAGCGCAGCTTTACGATTGCTGAAGCGCAGGAAGCAGATGAGGCGTTTATCACTTCGGCCAGCACTTTCGTTATGCCTGTGATCGAGATTGATGGCGCTGCGATTGGCGCCGGCACCCCGGGGCCAGTGGCCGCGCGTTTGCGTGAGATCTATCTAGAAGAGAGCCGGAAAATGGCCATCTAA
- the dgcA gene encoding N-acetyl-D-Glu racemase DgcA, with the protein MKVSVTRDVFQLAQVFTISRGSRTQAEVLTVSVEGDGARGRGECVPYARYGETLDSVTAQIESFTGAWPDLPDALPAGAARNALDCAFWDHAAKRAGKRAWDLLGVSVPRPEITAYTLSLDTPDAMQQQAAKNAARPLLKIKLGTPDDMARLEAVRRGAPDAQIIVDANEGWTAEVYADLAPHLIRLGVKMVEQPLPAGQDDMLSEIARPLPVCADESCHDRASLPGLRGKYDIVNIKLDKTGGLTEALALKRQAQAEGYGVMVGCMVGSSLAMAPATILAQGVAFTDLDGPLLLAEDRNEPLKFDEHGVHPPAAALWG; encoded by the coding sequence CGGTTGAAGGCGACGGCGCGCGCGGGCGTGGCGAATGCGTCCCCTACGCGCGCTACGGCGAAACGCTGGATAGCGTGACAGCGCAGATCGAGAGTTTCACCGGCGCATGGCCCGACCTGCCCGATGCATTGCCCGCAGGGGCCGCCCGCAATGCGCTGGATTGCGCGTTCTGGGATCATGCAGCCAAGCGGGCAGGCAAACGTGCGTGGGATTTATTGGGTGTATCCGTACCTCGCCCTGAAATCACCGCCTATACCCTGTCGCTCGACACCCCCGACGCAATGCAGCAGCAGGCAGCGAAAAATGCGGCGCGGCCTTTGTTGAAGATCAAACTTGGTACGCCTGACGACATGGCGCGGCTTGAAGCGGTCCGTCGTGGCGCGCCTGACGCCCAGATCATCGTTGACGCCAACGAAGGTTGGACCGCCGAAGTCTACGCCGACCTTGCTCCACATCTGATTCGCCTTGGCGTCAAAATGGTGGAACAACCGCTGCCTGCCGGTCAGGACGACATGTTGTCCGAAATTGCGCGCCCCTTGCCTGTGTGTGCCGACGAGAGTTGCCACGACCGCGCGAGCCTACCCGGGTTGCGCGGCAAGTATGACATCGTGAACATCAAGCTGGATAAAACTGGTGGCCTGACCGAGGCGCTGGCGCTGAAGCGCCAAGCGCAAGCAGAAGGTTACGGCGTAATGGTCGGCTGCATGGTAGGATCGTCGCTGGCGATGGCACCCGCCACGATCCTTGCCCAAGGTGTGGCCTTTACCGATCTTGACGGGCCGCTCTTATTGGCCGAAGACCGAAATGAACCTTTGAAATTCGATGAACATGGCGTGCACCCGCCCGCCGCAGCACTTTGGGGATGA